Proteins encoded by one window of Streptomyces sp. NBC_01571:
- a CDS encoding glycosyltransferase family 4 protein has product MHKTLIVTNDFPPRPGGIQAFLHNMALRLDPERLVVYASTWKRGREGAEATAAFDAEQPFTVVRDRTTMLLPTPGVTRRAVGLLREHGCTSVWFGAAAPLGLMAPALRRAGAGRLVATTHGHEAGWAQLPAARGLLRRIGDSTDTITYLGEYTRSRIAAALSPDAAGRMVQLPPGVDEKTFHPGSGGAEVRARLGLTDRPVVVCVSRLVPRKGQDTLILAMPRILAAEPDAVLLIVGGGPYEKELRGLAHETGVADAVRFTGAVPWSELPAHYGAGDVFAMPCRTRRGGLDVEGLGIVYLEASATGLPVVAGDSGGAPDAVLDGETGWVVRGGSPDDSADRIITLLADPELRRRMGERGREWVEEKWRWDLLAEKLKALL; this is encoded by the coding sequence ATGCACAAGACCCTGATCGTGACCAACGACTTCCCGCCCCGCCCCGGCGGCATCCAGGCGTTCCTGCACAACATGGCGCTGCGCCTGGACCCCGAGCGGCTCGTCGTCTACGCCTCCACCTGGAAGCGCGGCCGGGAGGGTGCCGAGGCGACGGCGGCCTTCGACGCCGAGCAGCCCTTCACCGTCGTGCGCGACCGCACGACGATGCTGCTGCCGACGCCGGGCGTCACCCGCCGGGCCGTCGGGCTGCTGCGCGAACACGGTTGTACGTCGGTGTGGTTCGGGGCGGCGGCCCCGCTCGGCCTGATGGCGCCGGCGCTGCGCCGGGCGGGCGCCGGACGGCTGGTGGCCACCACGCACGGTCACGAGGCCGGCTGGGCTCAACTGCCGGCCGCGCGCGGGCTGTTGCGGCGGATCGGCGACTCCACGGACACGATCACGTATCTGGGGGAGTACACGCGCTCACGGATCGCCGCCGCGCTGAGCCCGGACGCGGCCGGGCGCATGGTCCAGCTGCCGCCCGGCGTCGACGAGAAGACCTTCCACCCCGGTTCGGGCGGCGCCGAGGTCCGTGCCCGGCTCGGTCTCACGGATCGCCCGGTGGTGGTCTGTGTCTCCCGCCTGGTCCCGCGCAAGGGGCAGGACACGCTCATCCTCGCCATGCCGCGCATTCTCGCGGCGGAGCCGGACGCGGTGCTGCTGATCGTCGGCGGCGGGCCGTACGAGAAGGAGTTGCGCGGGCTCGCGCACGAGACCGGTGTCGCCGACGCCGTCCGCTTCACCGGAGCGGTGCCCTGGTCGGAGCTGCCGGCCCACTACGGCGCCGGGGACGTCTTCGCGATGCCCTGCCGCACCCGCCGGGGTGGCCTCGACGTCGAGGGCCTCGGCATTGTCTACCTTGAGGCGTCCGCGACCGGCCTGCCGGTCGTCGCCGGTGACTCGGGCGGCGCGCCCGACGCGGTCCTCGACGGCGAGACGGGCTGGGTCGTGCGCGGCGGTTCCCCGGACGACTCGGCCGACCGCATCATCACCCTCCTCGCCGACCCGGAACTCCGCCGGCGCATGGGAGAACGGGGCCGCGAGTGGGTCGAGGAGAAATGGCGCTGGGACCTCCTGGCAGAAAAACTCAAGGCCCTCCTGTAG